In Ruegeria sp. YS9, the genomic window CCAATTGGCCATACGTGTCCGTATGGCCTTGCGATCGACGATTTGTTCGTGGCTGCCCAGAAAAGTCAGACAGGGTGTCTTCGGCGCGGGCTGTTCCATCAACCATTCACACTCGTCCAGCGACTCGCGCAGCCAGCGGTTTGAGGGGGCACCAAGTGCCAGTTCGGGATGCGCATTCAGCTGATCTTGCATAATCCGGTACATGTCGGGGTCGCGGGTCAGCATATTCCCGTCGAAAGGTTGCGACAGGACATAGCTTTCAAGCGTTGTGGTCGGGGGGGTGCGTTCGCCAAGGCCAAGCGCCGTGCCCCAATAGGCCGTAACGCGGCTCAGAGGTTTCATCACCGGAGTGAAGAAAATTCCCCACATCGGGCCCGTGAACGCGCAAGCGGCAAAGCACCCTTTTTCGATGACGGCACGCAACCCGATGGCGCCGCCCATCGAATGCCCCACGACGTACCACGGTTTCGGCAAATCCAAAGCGTCTGCAAGGTCCAGGGTTACCTGAACATCGTGCTGGTAATCGGTGAAATGATCGACATGGCCGATGCGTGGGTTTTCCAGCAGCCGATCCGCAAGACCCTGACCGCGCCAGTCGACGGCCAGCACCGCGAAGCCACGATTCACGAATTCTTGGGCGGTATTGCCATACTTTTCGATGTATTCGGTGCGTCCGGGAAACACCATGACGGTGCCATGGGCGCGACCAACCGGACGCCAGTGACCCACGCGAATGCGTTTTTGGTCAGACGTCATCAACCAATGGGCCTGTCCACCGGCAGGTCCGCCGGCCACGTCTTCAAAAAAGGGGGCCGGCGACAACTCCATCAGGCCAGCACCGAGGCAAGCTTCATGGCAACACCCATGTCGCCATCAATGCTCAGCTTTCCGGACATGAACGCGCCGGTCGGATTCAGTTCACCGCTGAGGATCTGTTCGAACGTTTCTACGTCAGCGCTCATGGTGACATTGGCCTCTTCATCGCTGACCCGCGCACCGTTTTCGTCCAGAACGATCGAACCCAGATCGGTGATGGCAAACTTGGCCGTGTCATCAAACGCGCCGCCATCCAGTTTTTCGTTCAGCGCGGCAGCTGCCTTTTCAAGAGTCTCGCTCATGCTTTTCCTCATATTGTTAGTGCGCCGTGAATGGACATCCCCGGTCGCAACGCTACACTGACTATTGTTATGAGCATTGCAATTCACAATCTCAAAGGTACCGTTGCGGCACTTTTTGTCCTAGTCACGTTTTCCACCAGTTGTTTCGCGCAACAGGCGGATTCACGGGACGAGGATGAACTGCTGCAAAAGCTGGCACAGTCGACTCCCGACCAGGCAATTGCACTGGATCGGCAGTTGCAGGCGTTGTGGTCGCAATCCGGCTCGCCGTCGGCTGATCTGTTGCTGGAGCGGGGACGCGAGGCCTTGGACGAGGGCGATGTCGACGCTGCTCTGGATCACCTGACGGCGCTGACGGATCACGCGCCTGATTTTGCCGAAGGCTGGCATCTGCGCGCATCTGCCTTTTTCGGGGTCGAGCGGTTTGGTATGGCGGCCGCCGATCTGGAACATGTGCTGACGTTGAATCCAAATCACTATGAGGCGATTTACGGTCTGGGGCTGATCTTCGAAGTTATCGGGGAACCTCGGAAAGCCTACGAAGCATATTCTCGGGCCTTGGCTATACATCCCCATCACGAAGAAGTAACCAATGCCGTGAATCGGCTGAAGCCTCAGGTTGAAGGCAAGGCGCTGTAAGGCTCGGGGCAGGGGGCGAATGTGAGCGGGTCATCCCGAATCGTGGCCGTACTTGGCCCGACCAACACCGGCAAAACCCATTACGCTATCGAGCGCATGCTGGGCTATCGGACAGGCGTGATCGGTCTGCCGCTGCGCCTGCTGGCGCGCGAGGTCTATGACAAGATCGTTGCGATCCGTGGTCCGTCGGTGGTGGCGCTGGTTACCGGCGAGGAACGGATCGTACCACCCCGCGCCCAGTATTGGGTGTGCACGGTTGAGGCGATGCCGGAAGGCATGGGCGCTGATTTTGTTGCCATCGATGAGATCCAGCTCTGCGCCGATCCGGAACGGGGTCACGTCTTCACCGACCGTCTGCTCAGGTCTCGCGGTACGAACGAGACATTGTTCCTGGGCTCGGACACAATGCGTGGCCCTATTGCGGCGCTGGTCCCCCAGGCACAGTTCGTGCGGCGAGAGCGGATGTCGCAACTGGTCTACTCTGGCTCCAAGAAGATCAGCCGGATGCCCCCGCGCAGCGCCATCGTCGGGTTTTCGGTCGAAAACGTCTATGCCATCGCCGAATTGTTGCGCCGCCAGAAAGGTGGTGCTGCGGTGGTTATGGGGGCGCTCAGCCCGCGGACCCGGAATGCACAGGTAGACCTGTACCAAAACGGCGAGGTTGACTACCTGGTTGCTACGGACGCTATCGGGATGGGGTTGAACCTGGATGTGAACCACGTTGCGTTTTCATCCCTGTCCAAGTTCGACGGGCGCCGGATGCGTCCACTTGCGCCGAACGAGCTGGCGCAGATCGCTGGCCGGGCAGGTCGCGGGATGTCGGATGGCACCTTCGGCGTAACCGGAGAGGCCCCGCCGCTGGACGAGGGCGTGGCGCAGGCGATCATGGACAGCCGGTTTACGCCGATGAAAAAGCTGAACTGGCGGAATGCCGCCCTTCGGTTCGGATCGATTGAAGCGCTGATCGACTCGCTTGAGGTCAGCCCGGATGATGAACACCTGATCAAGGCCCGCCCTGCCGACGACCTGAACGCGTTGAAATCGCTGTCGCAAGTGACCGAGGTTGTCGCCCGTGCAGGCGACGGCCTGTCCATCCGGTTGCTGTGGGATGTGTGCAGAATCCCTGATTTTCGCGGTATCAGCCATGCGGAACACGCCAGTTTGCTGGAGGTGATCTATGGCCACCTGCATGAACGGGGAACTATTCCCGACGAGTTCATGGCACGGCAGATCAGACGGATCGATCAGACCCACGGCGATATCGACGCGTTATCTAAAAGATTGGCATATATTCGCACGTGGACATATGTTGCGCAGCGAAAAGGGTGGGTTCGTGACGAATCACATTGGCGTGACGAAACCCGCACTGTAGAAGACAGACTGTCCGACGCTCTGCATGAGCGTCTCACGCAAAGATTTGTGGATCGGCGCACATCCGTTTTGTTGCGCCGGCTCAAGCAGAAGGAGGCCCTTTTGGCCGAAGTAAATGACAAGGGTGAAGTGACCGTCGAAGGCGAATTCGTCGGTCGTCTGGAAGGGTTCCGGTTCATCCCGGACAAAAGCGCGCAGGGAACCGAGGCGAAAGCTCTGAAATCGGCGTCTCTGCAAGCACTCGCGCCGCAATTCCATCTGCGCGCCGATCGCTTCTACAACGCGCCCGATACTGAAATTGATTTCACTGATCAGGGTGGCCTGATGTGGGGTGAATACGCCGTCGGCAAGCTGGTTGCCGGGGCAGAACCTCTCAAACCTATGGTCGAAGTTTTCGTTGATGAGGCCGCGGGGCCGGATGTCGAGCAGAAAGTGCAGCGCCGTTTGCAGCACTTCATCGACCGCAAGGTGGCCGCTCTGTTCGAGCCGCTGCTGAACCTGTCCCGCGATGAGGAACTCAGCGGCCTTGCCAAGGGTTTTGCTTTCCGCATGGTCGAAGCGCTGGGTATCCTGCCCCGCGCACAGGTCGCACAAGAGGTCAAGGATCTTGATCAGGACGCCCGTGGCGCCTTGCGCAAGCATGGTATCCGGTTCGGCCAGTTCACCATTTTCATGCCGCTGCTGCTGAAACCGGCCCCCACGCGTCTGCGTCTCGTGCTTTGGGCGCTGTCCAGCGGTTTGCAGGAATTCCCCGAAGCGCCACCTCCGGGCCTGGTGACCGTGCCGGTCGCAAAGGATGCACCGCAGGGCTATGACACCATGTGTGGCTACCGCGATGCGGGCGAGCGTTCGATCCGTATCGACATGCTGGAACGATTGGCGGACATGCTGCGCGCTGAAGACAGCCGCGGCGGGTTCGAAGCCAAACCCGATATGCTGTCGATCACCGGGATGACGCTGGATCAGTTCGCTGATCTGATGCAGGGGTTGGGATACAAGGCAGAACGCGGCGAGCGGCCGAAAGTCAAACCTGCACCGGTCGAACGACCGGCGGCAGATGACGCTGACAAACCGACCGCCGAAGAAGCCCCGGCAAGTGAAGTCGCGGCAGAAGAGGTCGCAGCACCCGCCGAGGCGGCAGCCGAGGCCACCGAAAGCACCGAGGCGGCAGCCGAGGCTGGCGCGGAAAGCCTTCCCGCAGAACCAGTTTCTGACGAACCCGAGGTTGAAGTGTTCTATACCTTCACTTGGGCCCGTCAGCGACAGCCCAACCGGGCCCCGCGTCGCGAACAGGGACAGGGCAAGGGCAAACCGCGTGGCAAACCGCAGGATGGCCGTGGCAAACCTCACGGCAAGAAGGGCGGCAAGCCTCAGGGCGCCAAGACCTTCTCGTCGCGGCCGCCGAAAAAGGAAAAGGCGATTGATCCCGACAACCCGTTTGCAGCCGCGCTGATGGGTTTGAAGGACGGCAACTGATCCGAAATGGCCGAGGCCAAGCTGCGGATTGACAAATGGTTGTGGCAGGCGCGGTTCTTCAAGACCCGCAGCCTGGCCGCCAAACAGGTCAGCGGCGGCCATGTCAGGTTGAACGGAAACCGGGTGCAAAAACCGGCGCAGGCCGTGGCACCGGGCGACGTTCTGACCTTTGCTCAGGGCCGTATCGTCCGCGTCATTCGCATCGAAAAAATCGGGGATCGCCGTGGTCCGGCCCCCGAAGCGCAAACGCTGTATTTCGATATGACCGAAAAACAGGACGTTCCGCCCAAAAATCCGGGGTTTGAGGGAAAAGGTCGCCCGACAAAGAAAGATCGCCGTTCACTTGATCTTTCTCGCACCGAAGATCGCTGATCATATCTTGAAGAGTAGGCCAGACTGAATTAGCTAAACGCTCAAACCGCAAACGGGAATCCGATCATGACCTATGTTGTCACCGAAAACTGTATCGCCTGCAAATATACTGACTGTGTCGAAGTATGTCCGGTGGACTGTTTCTATGAAGGTGAGAACACGTTGGTCATCCATCCCGACGAATGCATCGACTGCGGTGTTTGCGAACCGGAATGCCCGGCCGACGCGATCCGCCCCGATACTGAACCGGGCATGGATCAATGGGTCGAATTCAATCGCAAGTACTCGGAAATGTGGCCCGTGATCGTCACCAAGAAAGATCCGCTTCCCGATGCGGAAGAACGCGACGGTGAAGAAGGCAAGATGGAGAAGTATTTCTCGGAAGCACCGGGCGAGGGTGGTTGAACGATTCGCGCTCAAACCCCTGTTTGATGCGCAAAGAACGCGGCACAACCTGTTGAAAACAGGTTGAATATGAAAATTTGCCGTGGGGTAAACTTTCGGGTGTCGTATTTTTGTGATATACTTGGTTCTTGTATGATGACCGAGATTGGGATGCGCTCCACAAGTATGCTCGCTTTGGAGATTTGAATTTGTGACAATATCGCCGCCTGTCGGGGCTGAAAAAGTCCCCGCATGTGGTGTTTTTGTTGTCTGTGTCCCGTCCGCAAGCAAGGAAAAAACTGAATGACAAAGTCGAAAAAGCTCGAGTTCCGCCCGAACGACTATGTTGTCTACCCCGCCCACGGCGTAGGCCAGATCATCTCGATCGAAGAACAGGAAGTCGCGGGATTCTCTCTGGA contains:
- a CDS encoding alpha/beta fold hydrolase — encoded protein: MELSPAPFFEDVAGGPAGGQAHWLMTSDQKRIRVGHWRPVGRAHGTVMVFPGRTEYIEKYGNTAQEFVNRGFAVLAVDWRGQGLADRLLENPRIGHVDHFTDYQHDVQVTLDLADALDLPKPWYVVGHSMGGAIGLRAVIEKGCFAACAFTGPMWGIFFTPVMKPLSRVTAYWGTALGLGERTPPTTTLESYVLSQPFDGNMLTRDPDMYRIMQDQLNAHPELALGAPSNRWLRESLDECEWLMEQPAPKTPCLTFLGSHEQIVDRKAIRTRMANWPNGTLIEIPDGEHEVLMEAPDVRGPVLDQLAKHFLANQSNGASRLVSS
- a CDS encoding SCP2 sterol-binding domain-containing protein, with amino-acid sequence MSETLEKAAAALNEKLDGGAFDDTAKFAITDLGSIVLDENGARVSDEEANVTMSADVETFEQILSGELNPTGAFMSGKLSIDGDMGVAMKLASVLA
- a CDS encoding tetratricopeptide repeat protein, whose protein sequence is MDIPGRNATLTIVMSIAIHNLKGTVAALFVLVTFSTSCFAQQADSRDEDELLQKLAQSTPDQAIALDRQLQALWSQSGSPSADLLLERGREALDEGDVDAALDHLTALTDHAPDFAEGWHLRASAFFGVERFGMAAADLEHVLTLNPNHYEAIYGLGLIFEVIGEPRKAYEAYSRALAIHPHHEEVTNAVNRLKPQVEGKAL
- a CDS encoding helicase-related protein; this encodes MSGSSRIVAVLGPTNTGKTHYAIERMLGYRTGVIGLPLRLLAREVYDKIVAIRGPSVVALVTGEERIVPPRAQYWVCTVEAMPEGMGADFVAIDEIQLCADPERGHVFTDRLLRSRGTNETLFLGSDTMRGPIAALVPQAQFVRRERMSQLVYSGSKKISRMPPRSAIVGFSVENVYAIAELLRRQKGGAAVVMGALSPRTRNAQVDLYQNGEVDYLVATDAIGMGLNLDVNHVAFSSLSKFDGRRMRPLAPNELAQIAGRAGRGMSDGTFGVTGEAPPLDEGVAQAIMDSRFTPMKKLNWRNAALRFGSIEALIDSLEVSPDDEHLIKARPADDLNALKSLSQVTEVVARAGDGLSIRLLWDVCRIPDFRGISHAEHASLLEVIYGHLHERGTIPDEFMARQIRRIDQTHGDIDALSKRLAYIRTWTYVAQRKGWVRDESHWRDETRTVEDRLSDALHERLTQRFVDRRTSVLLRRLKQKEALLAEVNDKGEVTVEGEFVGRLEGFRFIPDKSAQGTEAKALKSASLQALAPQFHLRADRFYNAPDTEIDFTDQGGLMWGEYAVGKLVAGAEPLKPMVEVFVDEAAGPDVEQKVQRRLQHFIDRKVAALFEPLLNLSRDEELSGLAKGFAFRMVEALGILPRAQVAQEVKDLDQDARGALRKHGIRFGQFTIFMPLLLKPAPTRLRLVLWALSSGLQEFPEAPPPGLVTVPVAKDAPQGYDTMCGYRDAGERSIRIDMLERLADMLRAEDSRGGFEAKPDMLSITGMTLDQFADLMQGLGYKAERGERPKVKPAPVERPAADDADKPTAEEAPASEVAAEEVAAPAEAAAEATESTEAAAEAGAESLPAEPVSDEPEVEVFYTFTWARQRQPNRAPRREQGQGKGKPRGKPQDGRGKPHGKKGGKPQGAKTFSSRPPKKEKAIDPDNPFAAALMGLKDGN
- a CDS encoding RNA-binding S4 domain-containing protein, which encodes MAEAKLRIDKWLWQARFFKTRSLAAKQVSGGHVRLNGNRVQKPAQAVAPGDVLTFAQGRIVRVIRIEKIGDRRGPAPEAQTLYFDMTEKQDVPPKNPGFEGKGRPTKKDRRSLDLSRTEDR
- the fdxA gene encoding ferredoxin FdxA, with amino-acid sequence MTYVVTENCIACKYTDCVEVCPVDCFYEGENTLVIHPDECIDCGVCEPECPADAIRPDTEPGMDQWVEFNRKYSEMWPVIVTKKDPLPDAEERDGEEGKMEKYFSEAPGEGG